From Acipenser ruthenus chromosome 23, fAciRut3.2 maternal haplotype, whole genome shotgun sequence, the proteins below share one genomic window:
- the LOC117431143 gene encoding proline-rich protein 7-like, producing the protein MGMSQGTYTFLTCFAGFWLIWALIVLLCCLCSYMQRRVKRRHEERLRELTLRTLEMDALVYQGYPPREPPGAWANAHEVIGKPPCYEEAVMMEDPPPPYTQILADTRGGVYTKAAAGGSRKHQDPETNKPLSEPVLSEQPYTSFIHLPGVGQWSSPGTLLSTADLNRTNLPAESTEALPAAFPVIGRSTAV; encoded by the exons ATGGGGATGTCCCAGGGCACCTACACCTTCCTGACCTGCTTCGCTGGCTTCTGGCTCATCTGGGCGCTGATCGTCCTGCTGTGCTGTCTGTGCAGCTACATGCAGCGCCGGGTGAAGAGGAGGCACGAGGAGAGACTCAGAGAGCTGACCCTGCGCACGCTGGAGATGGACGCCCTGGTGTATCAGGGATACCCCCCCAGGGAACCCCCCGGCGCCTGGGCAAACGCACACG AAGTGATCGGGAAACCCCCTTGCTATGAGGAAGCGGTGATGATGGaagacccccctcccccttacACTCAGATCCTGGCCGACACCCGGGGGGGCGTTTACACCAAAGCTGCTGCTGGGGGGTCCCGGAAACACCAGGACCCCGAAACGAACAAGCCCCTCTCTGAGCCGGTCCTCTCGGAGCAGCCCTACACCTCGTTCATACACCTCCCTGGAGTGGGACAGTGGAGCTCCCCGGGGACACTGCTGTCCACTGCAGATCTGAACCGCACCAACCTCCCGGCCGAGAGCACTGAGGCTCTGCCCGCTGCCTTCCCAGTCATAGGCAGGAGCACGGCGGTGTGA